Within Halobacterium jilantaiense, the genomic segment CACAGAGTGGTGTGGGTCGGGTTGGTCGTCCAAACAACTCCATCCACAGACCGTCGTGGTTACTGTTCGGCTTGTCGTCGGTTCAGTCGTCGTTGGAACAGTGTCGGTCGTCGATGGCGAGTCTTGAGGTGCCGCGGCCGGCGATAGACAACCAGCAGTCAGGAATACCACCGCCAGCAGCATGGGGACCAATCGGGATGAAGAAGCCATATTGCGTGATTGTTGCAGCTAAGATGAAAGTTTTGTGTCGTCCTCTGTAGTCAGCAAAGATTACCGCAAATAATCGGCAAGTCCGGCATCCCGTTGTTGCGTGTCTTTTCTCCCACGCGTCACACTCTCTACGGAAGCTTAGTGGTATGTGACAGAAGTCGACAAGAATGTCTATGGACAGGTTCGTTTCACATCTTCGTGTATGGAACACGATCTAGGTGGGTGTGCGTAGGGTTAGTTTTCTGACTCCCCACAAAGCGTTTCACTTACTGTCATCGAGGTGGAATATGCACACGTCCTCGCGGTCAAAATTGTTGGTCGCCCTCTTTGTTATCTTGGTGACGGCCGGGTGTCTTGGAACCCCAATCGGGGATGGCCCACAGACGACAAGTGCCCACACTACGGCTGAGTCGGAATTGCCAGCCGAACCGATGAATAGCACGCTTACCGTAACAAAGACACTGAACGAGACGTACACGTACCACGAGAAGAACGACACCATCGAATACATAGAGGAGTATCGGGTTGAGGAGAATACCACGTCAGGAGAGAGGGTGACGGAGCCAGTGTACGGGACTGCGGATGCGGACACGTGGCTCAAATATACAGCCCCATCAGTTGGAGCGAGCCAAGTTAATGGTGCCCTCAATACTCACTTCCAGAACCAGTCTCTGGAGCACATTTCTACGGCCTCCTATGAGAACTCAACGCTACAAATAGCAGTCGTATGGGAGCGATATGCGGTCGCTGACGTTACCGAAACACCGAGGATTCCACAAGACGCGCTACGCACTTATCTCCCAGACACCGTCGATGTGTCCCTCATTGTTGACGGAAGAGAATATACACATACGTATCCGGTCGTGGTAATTGAGCGAACAAAGCAATAACTCCTGTACCTCGAAACGAACTAACGTCGAAAAACGAGCGTATCTGTACCGTCTAATCCCGAAACCCTACAAAGTAACAGCCAAGCCGCTAGCAGCCTGACTCAGTATCCGTCTTCGAGAAAGCGGGCCGGGCGCGATTTGAACACGCGACCGACGGATTAAGAGTCCGTCGCTCTGCCAGACTGAGCTACCGGCCCGAACGCATCCAGTCCTTGCCGGGTGATACTAAAATACGTTCTGATTCGGAACAATCACCGGCCGACGGTACCAGTAGGTGCGTTGAGATGATGTGGTTGGCCAACCAGCCCGTCAGCACGGACACGCGCTCAGTGACACTGATGCCCGACAGTTGAGCGTTGCGTGCCGCGTGACTGCGGGAGGTCGGAAAGGGTAAGTGACGGCCTCCGCAATTCGGGCACAACATGAGCAGCCGGGCCACCATCTCCTCGATGTCCACGTACGCCATTCTTGGCTGTGGCAGCGTGGGGCACGCCGTCGCAGAGGAGTTGGTCGAACGGGGGAAAGACGTCCTCATCGTCGACAAGGACGAGTCGCGGGTGGAGGCGCTCCGCGATCAAGACCTGAACGCACAGGTCGCGGACGTCCGGGACGAGGCGGTTGCGGGACTCGTCGAGGACCGCGACGTCGTCCTCATCATGGCGTCGGACGTCGACGCCAACGAGGCCGCGGTGGAGAACATCCGCGGCCGGAACGACGACCAGTTCGTGGTGGTGCGTGCGAGCGACCCAGTGACGAGTGACGAGCTCACCGAGCTCGGGGCGGACGTCGTCATCAATCCGTCGTCGGTCATCTCGGACGCGGCGCTGCGCGCGCTGGAGTCCGGCGAGCTCGAATACAAGGCCCGCCAGCTCGGCGACGTGGTGTCGGCGACTGAGGGCCGGCTTGCAATCGTCACACACGACAACCCTGACCCGGACTCGATTGCGGCCGCGGCCGCGCTGCAGGCCATCGCCGGCCACCTCGGCGTGGAGGCGGACATCCTCTACTTCGGGGACATCGGCCACCAGGAGAACCGCGCGTTCGTGAATCTGCTGGACATCGAGTTGACGCACTACGGCGACGTGGACATCGACGACTACGAGACCGTCGCGCTCGTGGACCCGGCGAAGGCCGGCGAGGTCGAGGTAGACCGCGACGTCGACATCTTCATCGACCACTTCGAGTTCGAGGGCGACATCGAGGCGGAGTTCGCAGACGTCCGCCCGAACGTCTCCGCGACCTCCACCATCCTCACGAAGTACATCCAGGAGTTCGACCTCTCCGTCAGCCAGGCGGTCGCGACCGCGCTGCTGTACGGCATCCGCGCGGAGACGCTGGACTTCCGCCGGGACACGACGCCGGCGGACCTCACGGCGGCGGCGTACCTCTACCCGTTCGCGGACCACGACACCCTCGAACAGGTGGAGTCCCCGAACATGAGCCCGGAGACCCTCGACGTGCTCGCCGAGGCCATCGCGAGCCGCGAGGTTCAGGGCAGCCACCTCGTGTCGAACGCGGGGTTCATCAGCGACCGGGACGCGCTCTCGCAGGCCGCCAGCCAGCTCCTGAATCTGGAGGGCATCACGACCACCGCGGTGTTCGGCATCGTCGAGGACACCATCTACCTCGCCGCGCGCTCGAAGGACATCCGACTGAACATCGGGCGCGTGCTCGCCGACGCGTTCGTCGACATCGGGGAGTCCGCCGGTCACTCGACGCAGGCCAGCGCGGAGATTCCGCTCGGCATCTTCACCGGCATCGAGACGACCGAGGACAACCGCAACACGCTGCTGGAACTCACCGAGGAGGCGGTCACGCGGAAGCTCTTCGACGCGATGGGCGTCGAGTCCGAGAGCGGGAGCAACGGGAACTGACGGCGCGTTGCGGTCGTCGGCACCGCCTCTCGATGAGCGACGACTCGACACCTGACGGCGACGACCCCCGAGCTGAACTGTTCGTCCGTCCCTTCGGCTACGTCAACGATACGCCGGTCGTGCGGCGGCTCGGCGACAGAAACTGCTTCCTCGGGAACGCCACCGCGGCGTCACCCGACTGCGAGCGTACCTTCGAGCACGTGCTGTCGCTGACCGAGACGCCACAGCCGGCGACGACACACCACCGGCCGCTGACGGACGACGCGAACAACGACTGGGCCGCGTTCGCGGCCGCGGTCGACACCGCACGTCGACTGCTCGCGCGGGACGGGTCGCTGCTCGTGCACTGTGAAGCCGGCGTCTCGCGGAGCAGCGCGGTCGCCGCGGCGGCGCTCGCGGTCGCCGAGAGCCGTCCGTTCGTGGACGCCCTCCACGAGGTCCAGGACGCTCGCCCGCACGCCGTGCCGCACCCGGCGCTGCACGAACTCGGCGTCGAGTACGTCGCAGCACAGCAGTGAGAGAGCAGCGGCGTCGACGGTTCAGACCGCGACTTCGTCTTCCGGTTCGCCCGTGTCGTAGCGCTCGACGACGTCGTTGATGAGGACGACGTCGCCGACCGCGCGCACCCAGCGGTAGGGGACAATGACACCCTTCTTGCCGGTCATCTCGGGCGAGAACAGGTCGCGGTTGAGTTCGGAGAGCGCCAGTCCGGTGACGGTTTCGGCGTCCAGATTCAGCTGGATGTCCTCGACTTCGCCGACGAACACGCCGTTGTTGGAGTACACCTCGCGGCCGACCAGAGACGTAATCTCGTCTGCGTCTGCGTCCATGCTACGTGGATTGCGCGGGGGGAACCTTAAGTCTTGAAGCCGCGGATGACCGGCGTCAGACGCCCGCAACTGGCCTCCGCGCGGGCAGGGTCAGTCGAGGTCCGCGATGACGCCGCCGAGTGCGTCGAGGGCGGCGGCGGAGTGGTCGGGGGTGCGGCCGAGGCTCACTCGGACCCGCTCGCGGTCGTCGAAGAACCGGCCGGGGGCGACGAGCACACCCTCGTCCCAGGCGGCAGTCGCGAGTTCGTCGCCGTCCACGCCGTCGACGTCGAGGAACGCGTACGTCGAGCCGTCCGGGACGACTGCGTCGACCGTGTCGTGGGCGTCGACGAACGACGCGAGGAGCGCGTGGTTCTCCGCGATGAGTCCGTGGGCGCGCTCCGTGAGCGCGTCGACGTTGTGGAACGCTCGCATCCCGAGCGCGCGACTCGGGCCGGCGTTCCCGGGGAGGTGGTAGAGGACCGAGCGGGCGCGTTCCACGAACTCGGGGTCGGCGATCAGCCAGCCGACGGAGAGGTCGCCGAGCCCGAAGAGCTTCGTGAGCGACCCGGTGACGACTGCGGCGTCGAGGTCTGCGGCGGTCGGTCCGCCGAACGGGCCGTCGTCCGTGTCCGAACCGAACGGCGCGTACACTTCGTCGACGAGGAGGCGCGCGTCGGCGTCGGCGGCGGCGGCAGCGGCCTCGGCGAGCGCGTCGTGGTCGGCGAGCCGACCGCTGGGGTTGTGGCGGTTGGTCACCGTAACGAGCTTCGTGTGCTCGTCGATGGCGGCGGCGACCCGGTCGGGGTCGAGAAGGTAGTCCTCGTCCTCCGGGCGCAGGAAGCGGTTCGTCGTTCCTCCGATGGCGCGCGGCGCTTCGACGAGCGGCTCGTACCCCGGCTTCTCGACGAGTGCGGTCGGCGCTGCGTCCTCGTCGCTGTCGCCGTCGTCCGGCTCACCGTCGCCGTTCGTGCCCGCGTCGGGGTAGAGCGCCGCGGCGGTCGCGACGAAGTTCGCTGTCGACGCCCCGGGCGTCACCAGCACGCGCTCCGGGTGGACGCCGTACTCGCCGGCAATCTGTGTCTCCAGCGTGGCACCGGCGGGCGGGTCGGAGAGCCCCTCCAGGGGCGCTGGGACGACCGTGGGTTCGTGGTCGCGGTCGCCGCGCAGGTCACTCGACCCGAGGTCGTAGAGCGCGACCTCCGGCCGGCCGGCGATCCACTCGATGTAGTCCAGCCGCGGGAACATGTCTCGCAGTCCGGCGGCTGGCGGGAAAGAAGTTATCGCTTCGACCGGCCGGGCGGGAGGTCGTGGCTCGCGCGCTCGTCGAGCATCGCCTCGTACTGGCAGACGAGGATGCGGCAGTCCGACTGCGGAACCGCGGTGCAGAGCAGGTGGAGTTCGGCGTCCCGGTCGCTGTCGTAGTACCGCCGCGAGTCGGACTGGTCGAGGGACCCGGACAGCAGGTAGCCCGCGCAGCGACAGCACCAGCCCTGCTGGCAGTCCGCCGGCAGCCAGACGCCGGCGTTCCGGGCCGCCCACAGCACGTACTCGCCGTCCCGAACGTCGACGGCGACTGACTGGCCGTCCGCGTCGGTGCCACAGCCCTCGGGCACGACGAGTTCGACGGTGTAGGTCACGCCGCGTTCGGCGGCGTCTGCCCGTGGGTCGCCGCCGTCACGCCGAGTCGTTCATGCGGTTGTTCGTGGAGTACGGCGCGTCCCCGGGTTCGCCGCGCGCGAAGTGGCCGGCGGGGTTGGCTTCGCCGTCGCGCTCCCGGCTGAGGAGTTCGATGAACCACGCCTCGTGGTCGACCTCCTCGTTGTAGATGCGCTGGGCCATGTCGTACGTGCGGGGGTCGCAGTCGCGGGTCATGTCACAGACCTCCGCCCACGTCCGGATGGCACAGCGCTCGGCCTCCAGCAGCGTCTCCAGGATGTTCGCCGGCGTCGGGTCGTCGGGGAGGTAGGCGTCCGGGCAGGACGCGCGGTCGGCGAAATCCCGGATGTCGTTCGGGAGTTTGCCGCCGAGTTCGAACACTCGGGGCATCACGAGTTCGAAGTGCGCGCGGTCCTCCAGGCGCGCGTCCTCGGTAATCTCCTTGAGGTCCTCTTCTCCGGCGAGGAAACACCGGAGGTTCGTGTAGTAGTAGTACGTCGTGAACTCGGCTCCGATGGCGTCGATGAGCGTCTCTCGAATCTCCTCTGGGTCGCCGCCGCGCTCGCGCACGACCTCAGCCCCGACGCGCTTGGACGTGTCGCCGGGCTGGACGCTGCCGCTGCCGTGGCGTTTCTCGTCGGACATGGCACTCACACGTACTCGGAGCGGCCCCTTAGTGGCCTTCAGCCGACAGAATTCGCGTTGGCGGCCAGACGGTTCCCGGACGGTGGCAGCCTACGCACAGCGGCGACTCGCCCGGAAGACGAGACCACCGGAAACCGTTTGCCGACGGCGCTCCCTACCCGAGTTGTGGACGACCTCGCCGACTGGCTCCGGGGACGGCCGTGGTACGTCGACCAGATTGTCGACGAGCGAACGCGCCCGGGTCGCGACGCCCGAACGCGGGACATCGACGTCGAAGGCCGCCTCGACTCGGCGCTCGCCGACCGGGGCATCGACGCCCTCTACGAACATCAGGCAGACGCTGTCGAGGCGGTCAGGGACGGCCGTGACGTGGTCATCGCAACCCCGACGGCGAGCGGGAAGAGCCTCGCGTACACGGTGCCGGCGTTCGAGCGCGCGATGGACCACGGCGGCCGCACGCTCTACCTCGGCCCGCAGAACGCGCTCGTCGCGGACCAGTCAGACACCCTCTCGGGCCTCGCGAGAGACCTCGGGTTCGGCAGCCGCGTGC encodes:
- a CDS encoding PRC-barrel domain-containing protein, with protein sequence MDADADEITSLVGREVYSNNGVFVGEVEDIQLNLDAETVTGLALSELNRDLFSPEMTGKKGVIVPYRWVRAVGDVVLINDVVERYDTGEPEDEVAV
- a CDS encoding pyridoxal phosphate-dependent aminotransferase; translated protein: MFPRLDYIEWIAGRPEVALYDLGSSDLRGDRDHEPTVVPAPLEGLSDPPAGATLETQIAGEYGVHPERVLVTPGASTANFVATAAALYPDAGTNGDGEPDDGDSDEDAAPTALVEKPGYEPLVEAPRAIGGTTNRFLRPEDEDYLLDPDRVAAAIDEHTKLVTVTNRHNPSGRLADHDALAEAAAAAADADARLLVDEVYAPFGSDTDDGPFGGPTAADLDAAVVTGSLTKLFGLGDLSVGWLIADPEFVERARSVLYHLPGNAGPSRALGMRAFHNVDALTERAHGLIAENHALLASFVDAHDTVDAVVPDGSTYAFLDVDGVDGDELATAAWDEGVLVAPGRFFDDRERVRVSLGRTPDHSAAALDALGGVIADLD
- a CDS encoding dual specificity protein phosphatase family protein, which produces MSDDSTPDGDDPRAELFVRPFGYVNDTPVVRRLGDRNCFLGNATAASPDCERTFEHVLSLTETPQPATTHHRPLTDDANNDWAAFAAAVDTARRLLARDGSLLVHCEAGVSRSSAVAAAALAVAESRPFVDALHEVQDARPHAVPHPALHELGVEYVAAQQ
- the dps gene encoding DNA protection during starvation protein, translating into MSDEKRHGSGSVQPGDTSKRVGAEVVRERGGDPEEIRETLIDAIGAEFTTYYYYTNLRCFLAGEEDLKEITEDARLEDRAHFELVMPRVFELGGKLPNDIRDFADRASCPDAYLPDDPTPANILETLLEAERCAIRTWAEVCDMTRDCDPRTYDMAQRIYNEEVDHEAWFIELLSRERDGEANPAGHFARGEPGDAPYSTNNRMNDSA
- a CDS encoding DHH family phosphoesterase, with the protein product MSSRATISSMSTYAILGCGSVGHAVAEELVERGKDVLIVDKDESRVEALRDQDLNAQVADVRDEAVAGLVEDRDVVLIMASDVDANEAAVENIRGRNDDQFVVVRASDPVTSDELTELGADVVINPSSVISDAALRALESGELEYKARQLGDVVSATEGRLAIVTHDNPDPDSIAAAAALQAIAGHLGVEADILYFGDIGHQENRAFVNLLDIELTHYGDVDIDDYETVALVDPAKAGEVEVDRDVDIFIDHFEFEGDIEAEFADVRPNVSATSTILTKYIQEFDLSVSQAVATALLYGIRAETLDFRRDTTPADLTAAAYLYPFADHDTLEQVESPNMSPETLDVLAEAIASREVQGSHLVSNAGFISDRDALSQAASQLLNLEGITTTAVFGIVEDTIYLAARSKDIRLNIGRVLADAFVDIGESAGHSTQASAEIPLGIFTGIETTEDNRNTLLELTEEAVTRKLFDAMGVESESGSNGN
- a CDS encoding 2Fe-2S iron-sulfur cluster-binding protein, with protein sequence MTYTVELVVPEGCGTDADGQSVAVDVRDGEYVLWAARNAGVWLPADCQQGWCCRCAGYLLSGSLDQSDSRRYYDSDRDAELHLLCTAVPQSDCRILVCQYEAMLDERASHDLPPGRSKR